The following are encoded in a window of Labrus bergylta chromosome 16, fLabBer1.1, whole genome shotgun sequence genomic DNA:
- the ccnf gene encoding cyclin-F isoform X2 produces MKAGVHCRCSKCYSIPARKRVRKRTPALTLLSLPEEVLLCVLQCLSAEDLLSVRAVHSQLRDIVDNHSSVWARVSFRDTWPSPKTLWLFERAAEKGNFEAAVKLGIAYLYNEGPLLSDEGRADVCGRKASHFFSLAESLHSPLTDPFIWVFIRPPWSPTGSCCKAVVFDRLKAECDSNVEKRGPLLHCLARVLQLFEGDERRSDAISMLKESSQAGCLQSSYMLWEHNRKAAMADPGRYLQCVRTLRDYAGKGCWEAQVSLAKVCSSGNPLGLESKACSDLVAQLFSCNPASGHCTQGILKRGIKDTMRYILVDWLVEVTTMKDFSSLTLHVTVGCVDRYLALRSVPKARLQLLGIACMVVCTRYISKEILTIREAVWLTDNTYKYEDLVRMMGEVVAVLEGKIRSPTLLDYGEVLLSLLPLERRTTHLFSYICELSLLYSALSSPPPAKLACAALLLTRALHHYAPLWPSQLVDYTGFSKQDLVSLAVLLFVKCFSQDVPKDYRHVSLTGVKQRFEDEAYRSISKERVMDYKELCQLLEIPEVEPQMEPPSPTGQPADIHTFLASPSSTSKRKRDDAMQAHRACFMATPTAELSNQEETLLGDIMDWSLDTSCSGYEGDQEEESEGEKDSDASMISIKLSPLTEDEKILEHCRALSSDEDSFCEAEKDESKDGQAPNPMSFPADLHTSGYSSIQSVSPSSTCSSSSLMPCTFKTLTTSLGAASANATPGFRLLVPMQRPRGTSGKQVKRKNSAAHSGGEVEREGDEYSANAGFLSL; encoded by the exons ACCACTCCAGTGTATGGGCCAGGGTCAGTTTCAGGGATACTTGGCCATCCCCCAAAACCTTGTGGCTCTTTGAAAG AGCTGCTGAGAAAGGGAATTTTGAAGCTGCTGTGAAACTAGGGATTGCTTATTTGTACAATGAAGGAC CATTGCTGAGCGATGAAGGGCGAGCGGATGTATGCGGTCGTAAGGCATCCCACTTTTTCAGCCTCGCGGAGAGCCTCCACTCTCCCTTGACAGATCCTTTCATCTGGGTGTTCATCCGTCCACCGTGGTCGCCCACCGGCAGCTGTTGCAAAGCCGTGGTGTTTGACCGTCTTAAGGCTGAGTGTGACAGCAATGTG GAGAAGAGAGGACCGCTGTTGCACTGTTTGGCCAGAGTTTTGCAGCTATTTGAG GGGGATGAAAGACGCTCAGATGCCATATCTATGCTCAAAGAGTCTTCACAGGCCGGCTGTCTGCAGAGCTCATACATGTTGTGGGAGCACAACCGGAAAGCAGCT ATGGCAGATCCAGGCAGGTACCTCCAGTGTGTGCGAACCCTCAGGGATTATGCTGGCAAAGGATGCTGGGAGGCACAG gTCTCTTTGGCCAAAGTGTGCAGCAGTGGGAACCCGCTTGGTTTAGAATCCAAAGCCTGCTCGGACTTAGTGGCTCAACTCTTCAGCTGTAACCCGGCATCAGGACACTGCACACAAGGCATCCTCAAACGTGGCATCAAGGACACGATGAG GTACATCCTGGTGGACTGGCTCGTGGAGGTGACCACCATGAAGGACTTCTCCAGCCTGACACTGCATGTGACCGTAGGTTGTGTGGACCGCTACTTGGCTCTGCGCTCTGTCCCCAAGGCTCGTCTCCAGTTACTGGGAATCGCCTGCATGGTAGTTTGTACACG ctaTATCAGTAAAGAAATCCTGACCATACGTGAAGCCGTCTGGCTCACAGACAACACGTACAAATATGAAGACCTGGTCCGAATGATGGGAGAGGTTGTCGCTGTGCTGGAGGGCAAGATCAGG AGTCCCACTCTGCTGGACTATGGGGAGGTGCTGCTGTCTCTGCTCCCTCTGGAGAGGAGGACCACTCACCTGTTCAGCTACATCTGTGAGCTGTCACTTCTCTACTCGGCTCTCTCCTCGCCACCGCCTGCCAAGCTGGCCTGTGCTGCACTGCTCCTTACACGAGCTCTACATCACTATG CTCCGCTTTGGCCCAGCCAGTTAGTCGACTACACCGGCTTCTCCAAGCAGGACCTTGTCTCCCTGGCTGTGCTGCTCTTTGTCAAGTG TTTCAGTCAAGATGTTCCTAAAGATTACAGGCATGTGTCTCTTACTGGAGTCAAACAGCGGTTTGAAGACGAGGCCTACCGGAGCATCAGCAAAGAAAGG GTGATGGACTATAAAGAGTTGTGTCAGCTCTTGGAGATTCCTGAGGTGGAGCCTCAGATGGAGCCTCCCAGTCCCACTGGTCAGCCAGCAGACATCCACACCTTCCTCGCCTCTCCATCCAGCACCAGCAAGAG GAAACGCGATGACGCCATGCAAGCCCACAGAGCCTGTTTCATGGCCACGCCCACTGCAGAGCTATCCAACCAGGAGGAGACGCTACTGGGCGACATCATGGACTGGAGCCTGGACACTTCCTGCTCCGGTTACGAGGgggaccaggaggaggagagcgaggggGAGAAAGACAGTGATG CGTCTATGATCTCCATCAAACTGTCCCCACTGACGGAGGATGAAAAAATACTGGAGCACTGCAGAGCACTGTCCAGCGATGAAGACAGCTTCTGTGAAGCGGAAAAGGATGAAAGCAAAGACGGACAAGCTCCGAATCCAATGTCCTTCCCTGCAGATCTCCACACTTCAGGATACTCCTCCATCCAGAGCGTAAGCCCCTCGTCCacatgctcctcctcctcgctcatGCCTTGCACATTCAAGACCTTAACCACGTCTTTGGGCGCAGCTTCTGCCAATGCCACACCAGGCTTCCGACTTTTGGTGCCCATGCAGAGGCCCCGCGGCACCTCGGGCAAACAAGTGAAGAGGAAGAACTCGGCAGCTCATAGCGGAGGCGAAGTGGAAAGAGAAGGGGACGAGTATTCTGCCAACGCAGGGTTTCTGAGCCTTTAG
- the ccnf gene encoding cyclin-F isoform X1, translating into MKAGVVHCRCSKCYSIPARKRVRKRTPALTLLSLPEEVLLCVLQCLSAEDLLSVRAVHSQLRDIVDNHSSVWARVSFRDTWPSPKTLWLFERAAEKGNFEAAVKLGIAYLYNEGPLLSDEGRADVCGRKASHFFSLAESLHSPLTDPFIWVFIRPPWSPTGSCCKAVVFDRLKAECDSNVEKRGPLLHCLARVLQLFEGDERRSDAISMLKESSQAGCLQSSYMLWEHNRKAAMADPGRYLQCVRTLRDYAGKGCWEAQVSLAKVCSSGNPLGLESKACSDLVAQLFSCNPASGHCTQGILKRGIKDTMRYILVDWLVEVTTMKDFSSLTLHVTVGCVDRYLALRSVPKARLQLLGIACMVVCTRYISKEILTIREAVWLTDNTYKYEDLVRMMGEVVAVLEGKIRSPTLLDYGEVLLSLLPLERRTTHLFSYICELSLLYSALSSPPPAKLACAALLLTRALHHYAPLWPSQLVDYTGFSKQDLVSLAVLLFVKCFSQDVPKDYRHVSLTGVKQRFEDEAYRSISKERVMDYKELCQLLEIPEVEPQMEPPSPTGQPADIHTFLASPSSTSKRKRDDAMQAHRACFMATPTAELSNQEETLLGDIMDWSLDTSCSGYEGDQEEESEGEKDSDASMISIKLSPLTEDEKILEHCRALSSDEDSFCEAEKDESKDGQAPNPMSFPADLHTSGYSSIQSVSPSSTCSSSSLMPCTFKTLTTSLGAASANATPGFRLLVPMQRPRGTSGKQVKRKNSAAHSGGEVEREGDEYSANAGFLSL; encoded by the exons ACCACTCCAGTGTATGGGCCAGGGTCAGTTTCAGGGATACTTGGCCATCCCCCAAAACCTTGTGGCTCTTTGAAAG AGCTGCTGAGAAAGGGAATTTTGAAGCTGCTGTGAAACTAGGGATTGCTTATTTGTACAATGAAGGAC CATTGCTGAGCGATGAAGGGCGAGCGGATGTATGCGGTCGTAAGGCATCCCACTTTTTCAGCCTCGCGGAGAGCCTCCACTCTCCCTTGACAGATCCTTTCATCTGGGTGTTCATCCGTCCACCGTGGTCGCCCACCGGCAGCTGTTGCAAAGCCGTGGTGTTTGACCGTCTTAAGGCTGAGTGTGACAGCAATGTG GAGAAGAGAGGACCGCTGTTGCACTGTTTGGCCAGAGTTTTGCAGCTATTTGAG GGGGATGAAAGACGCTCAGATGCCATATCTATGCTCAAAGAGTCTTCACAGGCCGGCTGTCTGCAGAGCTCATACATGTTGTGGGAGCACAACCGGAAAGCAGCT ATGGCAGATCCAGGCAGGTACCTCCAGTGTGTGCGAACCCTCAGGGATTATGCTGGCAAAGGATGCTGGGAGGCACAG gTCTCTTTGGCCAAAGTGTGCAGCAGTGGGAACCCGCTTGGTTTAGAATCCAAAGCCTGCTCGGACTTAGTGGCTCAACTCTTCAGCTGTAACCCGGCATCAGGACACTGCACACAAGGCATCCTCAAACGTGGCATCAAGGACACGATGAG GTACATCCTGGTGGACTGGCTCGTGGAGGTGACCACCATGAAGGACTTCTCCAGCCTGACACTGCATGTGACCGTAGGTTGTGTGGACCGCTACTTGGCTCTGCGCTCTGTCCCCAAGGCTCGTCTCCAGTTACTGGGAATCGCCTGCATGGTAGTTTGTACACG ctaTATCAGTAAAGAAATCCTGACCATACGTGAAGCCGTCTGGCTCACAGACAACACGTACAAATATGAAGACCTGGTCCGAATGATGGGAGAGGTTGTCGCTGTGCTGGAGGGCAAGATCAGG AGTCCCACTCTGCTGGACTATGGGGAGGTGCTGCTGTCTCTGCTCCCTCTGGAGAGGAGGACCACTCACCTGTTCAGCTACATCTGTGAGCTGTCACTTCTCTACTCGGCTCTCTCCTCGCCACCGCCTGCCAAGCTGGCCTGTGCTGCACTGCTCCTTACACGAGCTCTACATCACTATG CTCCGCTTTGGCCCAGCCAGTTAGTCGACTACACCGGCTTCTCCAAGCAGGACCTTGTCTCCCTGGCTGTGCTGCTCTTTGTCAAGTG TTTCAGTCAAGATGTTCCTAAAGATTACAGGCATGTGTCTCTTACTGGAGTCAAACAGCGGTTTGAAGACGAGGCCTACCGGAGCATCAGCAAAGAAAGG GTGATGGACTATAAAGAGTTGTGTCAGCTCTTGGAGATTCCTGAGGTGGAGCCTCAGATGGAGCCTCCCAGTCCCACTGGTCAGCCAGCAGACATCCACACCTTCCTCGCCTCTCCATCCAGCACCAGCAAGAG GAAACGCGATGACGCCATGCAAGCCCACAGAGCCTGTTTCATGGCCACGCCCACTGCAGAGCTATCCAACCAGGAGGAGACGCTACTGGGCGACATCATGGACTGGAGCCTGGACACTTCCTGCTCCGGTTACGAGGgggaccaggaggaggagagcgaggggGAGAAAGACAGTGATG CGTCTATGATCTCCATCAAACTGTCCCCACTGACGGAGGATGAAAAAATACTGGAGCACTGCAGAGCACTGTCCAGCGATGAAGACAGCTTCTGTGAAGCGGAAAAGGATGAAAGCAAAGACGGACAAGCTCCGAATCCAATGTCCTTCCCTGCAGATCTCCACACTTCAGGATACTCCTCCATCCAGAGCGTAAGCCCCTCGTCCacatgctcctcctcctcgctcatGCCTTGCACATTCAAGACCTTAACCACGTCTTTGGGCGCAGCTTCTGCCAATGCCACACCAGGCTTCCGACTTTTGGTGCCCATGCAGAGGCCCCGCGGCACCTCGGGCAAACAAGTGAAGAGGAAGAACTCGGCAGCTCATAGCGGAGGCGAAGTGGAAAGAGAAGGGGACGAGTATTCTGCCAACGCAGGGTTTCTGAGCCTTTAG
- the abca3b gene encoding phospholipid-transporting ATPase ABCA3 gives MAIIRQFRLLVWKNYLQQKRQILVTLVEILLPLLFSGILIVLRQKVPFKDYPNATAYESYAVDLLPRITLRPLQLAYVPSNSSAVRQVAEYVRGSLFLSSVRGFETEEQFEDFVRKDPLSGKILAAVVFEHPFTHDDEPLPIKVGYHLRFTFTPRNAPPKEKSEFNPNSDLDWHTLSLFPLFQLPGPREQYDKEGGTPGYFREGFLAVQHAVDRAIMISYNRTAASPLLRQIRVVLSRFPYPAFIYDVFILAIQNQLPLLLVLSFTYTSLNIVRAVVQEKEKKLKEYMRMMGLSNWLHWSAWFLMFFLFLSISVFLVTLLLCIQVSPNGAVLTYSDPTLVFVFLLVFAVSTINFSFMISTFFSRANVAAAAGGFIYFMSYLPYLFLWPRYDLLSHAQKVSACLISNVAMAMGAQLMGMFEGKGTGIQWSNMFDSVTVDDDFSMAQVLGLLMFDAVLYGLVAWYMEAVFPGEYGVPLPSYFFALPSYWCSSPRMALVNEKEEEEDAEKALKGEFIEEEPAGLLSGVKIKHLAKEFKVGNKTRQAVRDLTLNMFEGQIAVLLGHNGAGKTTTLSMLTGLFPPTSGRAYINGYDICQDMALIRRSLGLCPQHDVLFDNLTVREHLLFYAQLKGYSKEKIPDEVDRIIRILKLENKRKARSKTLSGGMRRKLSIGIALIGDSKVVMLDEPTSGMDPSARRATWDLLQGEKRGRTILLTTHFMDEADLLGDRIAIMAGGELQCCGSPLFLKNKYGAGYHMVIVKDALCNVSEITRLVHMYVPNATLESSAGAELAYILPKESTSKFELLFAELEMNREELGIASYGASVTTMEEVFLRVGKLVDSSLDIQAIQLPALQYQHERRSNDWTTDDASSISGMTDVTDFTDSGTLISEDCSNIKLNTGARLHLQQFYAMFLKRALYSWRNWKVMVAQFLVPLVFTVVALVVARSIPDHGNAPHLRLALSRYGATKVPVALQPEPGPLAAALANTYSSQLSAQLGQLVNITDFTDYVLNQADKEGGSFNERCVVGAAFRGSRNQYPEATAYFNNQGYHTPATALMMVDNALFKLIAGPNASIETGNYPMPRNLSESAKSQLTESKTGFVVAINLMYGMASLSSTFALLLVTESAIKSKHVQQVSGVYLSNFWFSALLWDLVNFLLPCLLMLVVFKAFGVKAFIDNNHLVDVLLMLLLYGWAVVPLMYLLSFFFSTAATAYTRLTIFNVISGTATFLAVSIMTIPELDLQDLSRLLDKVFLIFPNYCLGMSFSQFYQNYQFISFCTTSDFSKSFCKYLNITYQKNYFSMSEPGVGRFLVAFSVQGVVYIILLFVIEMQCVHTLRRILTSLGRRRKQLPLIQDAALLPEDRDVADERKRVWECQPMVESMVGSPLVMQELSKVYSSGQNLLAVDRLSLAVGKGECFGLLGFNGAGKTTTFKMLTGDETVTSGDAFIDGYSILRDIKKVQQRIGYCPQFDAVLDHMTGRETLCMYARLRGIPERYVSGCVENVLRSLLLEPHADKLVRSYSGGNKRKLSAGMALIGGPPVIFLDEPSTGMDPVARRLLWDAVTRTRESGKAIIITSHSMEECEALCTRLAVMVNGQFKCLGSPQHLKSKFGSGYTLLAKVHMDADLEDSDLLLFKDFIESTFPGSQLKDAHQGMVHYHLTDKTLTWAQVFGTLEAAKEKYRIEDYCVSQISLEQVFLSFAQFQHCMESGRK, from the exons ATGGCTATCATACGACAATTCAGACTACTGGTGTGGAAAAACTATCTTCAGCAG AAACGTCAAATCCTGGTCACCCTGGTGGAGATCCTGCTGCCCCTGCTCTTCTCCGGTATCCTCATTGTGCTACGTCAGAAGGTTCCTTTTAAGGACTACCCAAATGCCACCGCCTATGAGAGCTACGCCGTGGACCTGCTACCCAGGATTACCTTAAGACCCTTACAGCTGGCTTATGTGCCCAGTAACTCCAGCGCAGTGCGTCAGGTGGCAGAGTACGTGCGAGGGAGCCTGTTCCTCTCCTCAG TGCGTGGCTTTGAGACAGAGGAGCAGTTTGAGGACTTTGTGAGGAAGGACCCGCTGTCAGGAAAGATACTAGCGGCTGTGGTGTTCGAGCACCCTTTCACCCACGACGATGAACCTCTGCCCATTAAG GTGGGCTACCATCTGCGGTTCACCTTCACCCCGCGCAACGCCCCACCCAAGGAGAAGTCGGAGTTCAACCCGAACAGTGACCTGGACTGGCACACGCTCAGCCTCTTTCCCCTCTTTCAGCTGCCAGGGCCGAGGGAGCAGTACGACAAGGAAGGAGGCACACCTG GTTACTTCCGGGAGGGATTCCTGGCTGTGCAGCATGCAGTGGATCGAGCCATCATGATCTCGTACAACAGAACTGCAGCTTCCCCTCTGCTGCGACAGATCAGAGTGGTCCTGTCCAGATTCCCTTACCCTGCCTTTATTTATGATGTCTTCATCCTGGCCATTCAGAACCAACTGCCTCTACTGCTGGTGCTCAGCTTTACCTACACTTCTCTCAACATAGTTCGGGCTGTGgtgcaggagaaggagaagaagctcaag GAGTACATGAGGATGATGGGTCTCAGTAACTGGCTCCACTGGAGCGCCtggttcctcatgttcttcctcttcctctccatttCAGTCTTTCTGGTCACTCTGCTTCTCTGTATCCAG GTGAGCCCTAACGGAGCAGTGCTGACCTACAGTGACCCCACGCTGGTGTTTGTCTTTCTGCTCGTCTTTGCCGTGTCCACCATCAACTTCAGCTTCATGATCAGTACCTTCTTCTCTCGag CAAatgtggctgcagcagcaggcggcttCATCTATTTCATGAGCTACCTTCCCTATTTGTTCCTCTGGCCACGCTACGACCTACTGAGCCATGCCCAGAAGGTGTCAGCCTGCCTCATCTCCAACGTGGCCATGGCTATGGGCGCTCAACTCATGGGAATGTTTGAAGGCAAAG GTACGGGGATCCAGTGGTCCAACATGTTTGACTCTGTGACGGTAGACGACGACTTCTCCATGGCCCAGGTGTTGGGCCTGCTGATGTTTGACGCAGTGCTGTATGGGTTAGTGGCGTGGTACATGGAGGCAGTTTTTCCTGGGGAGTATGGCGTGCCTCTGCCATCCTACTTCTTCGCACTG CCATCATACTGGTGCAGCAGTCCCCGCATGGCTTTGGTTAAcgaaaaggaagaagaggaagatgcaGAAAAGGCTCTAAAAGGAGAGTTTATAGAAGAAGAGCCTGCTGGACTCCTCTCCGGGGTCAAAATTAAACATCTGGCTAAG GAATTCAAAGTGGGTAACAAGACCCGGCAGGCTGTGCGGGATCTTACTCTGAACATGTTTGAGGGGCAGATCGCAGTGCTGCTAGGACACAATGGTGCAGGAAAGACCACAACGCTGTCCATGCTGACAG ggtTGTTTCCCCCCACCAGTGGCAGAGCGTATATCAACGGCTACGACATCTGTCAGGACATGGCTCTGATCCGCCGCAGTCTGGGGCTCTGTCCTCAGCATGACGTACTTTTTGATAACCTAACTGTCAGAGAGCACCTGCTCTTCTACGCACAG CTGAAAGGCTACTCCAAAGAAAAGATTCCAGATGAGGTGGACCGGATCATCCGTATCCTGAAACTCGAGAACAAGCGAAAGGCTCGCTCAAAAACTCTCTCTGGAGGCATGAGGAGAAAACTCTCTATAGGCATTGCCCTCATTGGAGACTCCAAG GTGGTGATGTTAGATGAGCCCACGTCAGGTATGGACCCATCAGCACGACGAGCCACCTGGGACCTTCTGCAAGGGGAGAAACGCGGCCGCACCATCCTGCTCACCACGCACTTCATGGACGAGGCCGACCTGCTCGGCGACCGCATCGCCATCATGGCGGGAGGAGAGCTGCAGTGCTGCGGGTCACCGCTCTTCCTTAAGAACAAATATG GCGCTGGCTACCACATGGTGATAGTGAAAGATGCTCTTTGTAACGTGTCCGAGATCACCCGCCTTGTGCACATGTATGTTCCTAATGCTACACTGGAGAGCAGCGCAGGGGCAGAGCTCGCTTACATCTTGCCCAAAGAAAGCACCAGCAA gtttGAGCTGCTATTTGCTGAGCTGGAGATGAACAGAGAGGAGCTTGGCATCGCCAGCTACGGGGCTTCAGTGACCACCATGGAAGAGGTTTTCCTCAG GGTGGGAAAGTTGGTGGATTCCAGTTTGGACATCCAGGCGATCCAGCTGCCCGCACTGCAGTACCAACACGAGAGACGCTCCAACGACTGGACCACAGACGATGCCAGCAGCATCAGCGGCATGACCGACGTCACTGACTTCACAGACAGCGGCACACTCATCTCAGAGGACTGCTCCAACATCAAGCTGAACACCGGG GCCAGACTTCACCTGCAGCAGTTTTATGCCATGTTCCTGAAGAGGGCGCTGTACAGCTGGAGAAACTGGAAGGTGATGGTGGCCCAGTTCCTTGTGCCTTTGGTCTTCACTGTTGTGGCCTTAGTTGTTGCACGCAGCATCCCCGATCACGGGAACGCTCCTCATCTGAGGCTGGCCCTCAGCCGATATGGTGCCACTAAGGTCCCTGTGGCTCTGCAGCCTGAGCCGGGTCCCCTGGCTGCTGCTCTGGCAAATACATACAGCTCACAGCTCTCTGCCCAGCTGGGCCAGCTCGTCAACATCACTG ACTTTACAGATTACGTCCTGAATCAGGCCGATAAAGAAGGCGGCAGCTTTAATGAGCGCTGCGTGGTGGGTGCTGCTTTCCGTGGCAGCAGGAATCAATATCCAGAAGCTACGGcctacttcaacaaccagggCTATCATACACCAGCCACAGCCCTCATGATGGTGGACAACGCTCTCTTTAAACTTATAGCCGGGCCGAATGCTTCCATTGAGACCGGGAATTACCCCATGCCCCGTAACCTGTCTGAATCCGCAAAGAGCCAGCTTACAGA GAGTAAGACAGGCTTCGTCGTGGCCATCAACCTGATGTACGGTATGGCCTCTCTGTCCAGCACCTTCGCCCTGCTGCTTGTAACAGAGTCTGCAATCAAGTCCAAGCATGTGCAGCAGGTCAGCGGAGTCTACCTGTCTAACTTCTGGTTTTCTGCGCTGCTGTGGGACCTCGTCAACTTCCTGCTGCCCTGTCTCCTCATGCTG GTGGTGTTCAAGGCATTTGGAGTGAAGGCCTTCATTGACAACAACCACCTGGTAGATGTGTtgttgatgctgctgctgtatgGCTGGGCTGTGGTGCCTCTTATGTACCtgctcagcttcttcttctccaccGCCGCTACCGCCTACACACGCCTCACTATCTTCAACGTGATCTCTGGCACGGCTACCTTTCTGGCTGTCTCCATCATGACCATCCCAG AGTTGGACCTGCAGGACCTGTCCCGCCTCCTGGATAAGGTGTTCCTGATCTTCCCAAACTACTGCCTGGGCATGTCCTTCAGCCAGTTCTACCAGAACTACCAATTCATCTCATTTTGCACCACCAGTGATTTCAGCAAGTCTTTCTGCAAGTACTTGA ACATCACGTACCAGAAAAACTACTTCTCCATGTCGGAGCCTGGTGTGGGACGCTTTCTGGTGGCCTTCTCTGTTCAAGGTGTAGTCTACATTATCCTGCTGTTTGTCATTGAGATGCAGTGTGTCCACACTCTGCGGCGGATCCTCACCTCGCTGGGCAGAAGACGGaaacag CTACCTCTAATACAGGATGCAGCACTTCTCCCAGAGGACAGGGATGTGGCCGACGAGAGGAAGAGGGTGTGGGAGTGCCAGCCGATGGTGGAGTCCATGGTTGGTAGCCCCCTCGTTATGCAGGAGCTCAGCAAG GTGTACAGCAGCGGGCAGAATCTCCTGGCTGTTGACAGGCTGTCTCTAGCTGTAGGGAAAGGAGAGTGTTTCGGCCTCCTGGGCTTCAACGGAGCCGGCAAGACAACGACCTTTAAGATGCTGACAGGTGATGAGACTGTTACCTCTGGGGACGCCTTCATTGATGGATACAGCATCTTGAGGGACATTAAGAAG GTGCAGCAGCGTATTGGTTACTGCCCTCAGTTTGACGCTGTGTTGGATCACATGACAGGAAGAGAAACTCTCTGCATGTATGCCAGACTCAGAGGGATACCAGAGAGGTATGTGTCTGGCTGTGTGGAGAACGTGTTGAGGTCACTGTTGCTGGAGCCTCATGCTGACAAACTGGTCCGCAGCTACAG CGGGGGAAATAAGCGGAAGCTGAGTGCAGGCATGGCTCTGATTGGTGGACCTCCCGTCATCTTCCTGGATGAGCCTTCGACAGGGATGGACCCTGTGGCCCGAAGGCTGCTGTGGGACGCTGTTACACGCACACGGGAGTCTGGAAAGGCAATAATCATCACTTCTCATAG TATGGAGGAGTGTGAGGCCCTTTGCACGAGACTGGCAGTGATGGTCAACGGTCAGTTCAAGTGCCTCGGGAGTCCTCAACACCTTAAGAGCAAGTTCGGCAGTGGCTACACGCTGCTGGCTAAAGTCCACATGGACGCTGATTTGGAGGACAGCGACCTGCTGCTATTTAAAGACTTCATTGAAAGCACTTTTCCAG GAAGTCAACTGAAGGATGCCCATCAGGGAATGGTGCACTATCATTTGACTGACAAAACActtacttgggcccag GTGTTCGGCACTTTGGAGGCAGCCAAAGAGAAATATCGTATTGAAGACTACTGCGTGAGCCAGATATCACTGGAGCAGGTGTTTCTCAGCTTCGCCCAGTTCCAGCACTGCATGGAGAGTGGGAGGAAGTAA